The Takifugu flavidus isolate HTHZ2018 chromosome 21, ASM371156v2, whole genome shotgun sequence genome has a window encoding:
- the hivep1 gene encoding zinc finger protein 40 isoform X2 codes for MVSSYYRDKIQEAQKELKDPKGSQKGISESSRRNADNIKSLKRKKVVVENLLEKIPKSPVKKPQLKTSESGNQEAQSKETSQSSCSSNPNDPSHKPSTSPGETRNLQYAQTVDTSPHKEPCSTEAEGLSPEDASSGPSLVLPDGDEGPVITDKLSQDKESKSQEPRFEGDPYHSSDPLGVLLKAMEPDFSTLAERSHSLQAVGKSASTVDIRSGGEVTTMPAVNVGLQNQPSHLQTYYIDKQGNFIGIAAPLQTNAQKSTQVTHLQSSPVATQHFLPVASNTEHPSQHISFNSGPSTITHAPVPSGSNTLPQSQPPVVHTCQSLSASVPSTIQVPVTPGTNQVQMTTVMNFGVDQVYKDQKPKKPGKYVCEYCSRACAKPSVLLKHIRSHTGERPYPCVTCGFSFKTKSNLYKHKKSHAHAIKLGLTARSESGFGSLSQESDKAFGTHSEESGDSDEEVSNADLKTKISKASVAASPECSFQSAGTTSVIHGESESSANLDSSKPVPSQRAHEPKVTAALPKVVVYPVNVSPLRADSPRVTGTAPEQAAAQQQQELQAVSTRSSSKVLPSLKEVVGTSPSLDTVSEDEDHQCRSPMLSGHAQLQRQQATDFSQQQQAKCLLSPRSLGSTDSGYFSRSESADQAMSPPSPFVKITPPVDMDMAKSLIPNVPTVATVMHVAAEQKPCSTEGQMRPPLEAKTLSLEERISKLISDNEAVVDNKQLDSVKPRRTSLSRRGSIDSPKSYIFKDSFQFDLKPMGRRSSSSSDIPKSPFTPSDKSKPVFLLSVPPQYPPMDCLPITRSNSMPTTPGHSALPLNVAPPPHPLRICQSFDEKITSLNDDVFSSTPSTPNPAIHSRTLVRQIAVEDFSSSEGHGLPTVRSMDDGYHGPSSSTELMQRSRSFEHHQDRNRKTQQSKGTMYECETCRNRYRKLENFETHKKFYCSELHGPKNKPITAKEADQDVFHVNMIHPAIPQRSTSGLGSIDQQTSIRKRRKMKSVGDEDDQSPTDTTPPVSVSFELQTAPANPKFSHHNVIVDIQPKNNQKKLPQIQLIARGLNTSDSRLSPIRETQISTSSKGELQRQGSGTSVIRHTNSLSRPNSFEIESVDRASPVECLERDPSTALKTDVSANTSAGGYHDNISTPKGADCGKQNKEQCGTSTAAGTAAENSTPVHQSRLVRQNNIQVPEILVTEEPDREHEVQSTESVDKAADQFSWPQRSESLSKLPAEKLPPKKKRIRLAQMDHSSGESSFESSLSQSLSRDSSLSRCSSISASFEREEPSRSESPCRADHVNKIQDPQVLPAVVNTLGVPGMMRRAASEQITCAQPSLEISCDYRSKSFDCGNVSPSRSVSSTGQPKSAQNSQFAQVPLIERRRGPLVRQMSLKIGPESQHPAGKVLQHDKPLITNVSSLTQSRVPQVHIANRHTMHQPFIPHTGESPLQKNEEMVQSINLGSATQQPQVHGLPHPWHQTSRVQICQKKPQNQTSVCQDNVQSKPINSEEKKSFEPQYQLHCPTLRANPTFSFCTTQGTRIALPVLTIPIATPVVSKTKSSDLLQNVYVAQPVQQVSEVKKQGAPLVGEQQRDQVDQTNAGAIQLPQILITHEQMQSAPPVHNKNGPLSTHHSESDAALSAKKDKSQAIGTRDCPVEQAASQGSSPRPQKPTSVSLCPQQEPTASSKRMLSPANSLDIYMEKHQKRAKDEHGVACLTDGRSVNYLTSKMSEVTRQRKLTLVRQVCTTEPVDSPIETEAPPLPQGKTDGEKDSEDTDDIKPMSPDSAGLGKVISIGIPEEEGPSLSTAPRSQDSSIPSNGALKLQEKMEERKWIPAKSHFRPSAIHGGQIKLTSVSVVNTKDSHRLSFPSLKTATTYTWCFLMKRKPLHVPQTDLKTSAYAAWTVSPSNHNPLGLPTKVVMSLFDSKQSSKNTHYTSAIRTSGKSDILCYSGKLKDIMPRVPVSRKPACVETKSKAQESQSSKELDKDIAPKTEPRRIKIFDGGYKSNEEYVYVRGRGRGKYICEECGIRCKKPSMLRKHIRTHSDVRPYHCVHCNFSFKTKGNLTKHMKSKAHSKKCLEMGVPELLIEDQDAEDSEDRSHVSSADRQDSDGDDSDGPDDEDNDDNEEEEDDSQPESGLSTNPSVSASPQHLSSKEAEIPPSALLAQMSISSVSLLPVQPAVPESHPSDCISVMTSVSLSRQMCISGSFSPAPVSYCPPAVATTTEASTSDTESVHMMSPVSPCRQMSIDYPDFDVPPSPPALAKGSKQGQDPSSAPAAGATAEPGIPVDRSTQTSSYASQGPVHFPPQGVSQTLGAEPHTHLFSHLPLHSQQPSRSSYSMVPVGGIQLFPSGLAAYSTFVPIQAGPVQLTIPAVSIIHRNTSPLPTSNPSAPPEAMQTQPLVVQEPISNVVPCFPLGQVAGLQPQTIQPVGLETLNLMGLTNTGLASTQLLNQQGLTLNATLGLQVLAANPTSQSNTVPQAHVPGLQIVNIALPAIIPSLSPLPALSPLPGSSERQSSPEAAGMQPSPGERGPGSSRSCASPLLPTSVNVSSASSATSDTRGGRTQTVEREETQTSLEQRASPSKRPEDDARGAPVEGVSDPGPPRPPPVSSWQKVITDYNDVSSDDEDRLVIAT; via the exons ATGGTTTCTTCGTATTACAGAG ATAAAATCCAAGAGGCACAAAAAGAGCTTAAAGACCCCAAAGGCTCACAGAAAG GAATATCTGAAAGCAGTCGAAGAAACGCAGATAACATAAAAAgcctgaagaggaagaaagtggTTGTCGAAAATCTTCTGGAGAAAATCCCCAAATCTCCAGTGAAGAAACCTCAATTAAAAACATCTGAAAGTGGGAACCAAGAAGCACAATCCAAGGAAACTTCACAGTCTTCTTGTTCATCCAACCCCAACGATCCTTCCCACAAACCTTCCACATCACCCGGTGAAACAAGGAACCTTCAGTATGCCCAAACAGTGGACACATCCCCCCACAAGGAACCTTGTTCCACTGAAGCTGAAGGGCTGAGTCCAGAAGACGCATCCTCTGGACCTTCACTTGTGTTGCCTGATGGTGATGAGGGACCTGTGATCACAGATAAACTGTCTCAGGACAAAGAGAGCAAGAGTCAAGAACCCAGATTTGAAGGAGATCCTTATCACAGCAGTGATCCACTTGGTGTTCTCCTAAAGGCCATGGAGCCTGACTTCAGCACACTGGCAGAGAGGAGCCACTCATTGCAGGCTGTTGGAAAATCAGCTTCCACCGTTGACATTCGATCAGGTGGTGAAGTAACAACAATGCCAGCTGTCAATGTTGGTCTCCAAAACCAGCCTTCCCATTTGCAGACCTATTATATTGACAAACAGGGCAACTTTATTGGAATTGCAGCACCGCTTCAAACAAATGCACAGAAATCTACCCAGGTCACTCATTTGCAGTCATCTCCAGTTGCTACACAACATTTTCTGCCTGTTGCATCAAACACAGAACATCCTAGCCAGCACATAAGCTTCAACAGTGGACCTTCCACTATCACCCATGCACCTGTTCCCTCTGGCTCTAACACTTTACCACAAAGCCAACCACCAGTGGTGCACACATGCCAGTCCCTCTCAGCAAGTGTTCCCAGCACGATTCAGGTCCCAGTTACACCTGGAACCAACCAGGTTCAGATGACCACGGTGATGAACTTTGGTGTGGATCAAGTTTACAAGGACCAAAAGCCCAAGAAACCAGGAAAGTATGTTTGTGAATACTGCAGCCGAGCATGTGCCAAGCCCAGCGTGCTGCTCAAACACATCAGGTCTCACACAGGTGAAAGGCCGTATCCCTGTGTTACTTGTGGCTTCTCATTCAAAACCAAGAGCAACTTGTATAAGCACAAGAAATCACATGCCCATGCCATTAAACTGGGTCTGACGGCACGTTCTGAAAGTGGATTTGGGTCACTATCTCAAGAATCTGACAAAGCCTTTGGTACACATTCTGAGGAGAGCGGGGACAGTGATGAAGAGGTTAGCAACGCTGACTTGAAAACCAAAATATCAAAGGCCAGCGTGGCAGCTTCACCTGAATGCAGTTTTCAGAGTGCAGGTACAACTTCCGTCATCCACGGGGAATCTGAGTCATCGGCTAATTTGGATTCAAGCAAACCAGTTCCAAGTCAGAGGGCTCATGAGCCCAAAGTAACAGCAGCACTTCCCAAAGTTGTTGTATACCCGGTCAATGTGTCCCCTCTGAGGGCTGATAGCCCCAGAGTTACAGGTACAGCACCGGAGcaagctgctgctcaacaacAGCAAGAGTTACAGGCTGTCAGCACGAGGTCAAGTAGCAAAGTACTGCCGTCTCTTAAAGAGGTGGTTGGTACTAGTCCCTCTCTAGATACTGTGAGTGAAGATGAAGATCATCAATGCAGGTCTCCAATGTTAAGTGGTCATGCTCAACTTCAGAGGCAGCAAGCAACAGATTTTTCTCAACAGCAACAAGCCAAGTGTCTGCTCAGTCCCCGCAGTTTGGGCAGTACTGATTCTGGCTACTTCTCAAGGTCTGAAAGCGCTGACCAGGCAATGAGTCCACCCAGTCCATTTGTCAAGATAACCCCACCAGTGGACATGGACATGGCCAAGAGCTTAATTCCTAATGTTCCAACTGTTGCGACAGTAATGCATGTAGCAGCTGAACAAAAGCCATGTTCCACAGAGGGACAGATGCGTCCACCGTTGGAGGCCAAAACCCTCTCGCTGGAGGAGCGCATTTCAAAGTTGATATCTGATAATGAAGCTGTAGTTGACAATAAGCAGCTGGACAGTGTAAAACCAAGAAGAACGTCCCTCTCAAGGAGAGGAAGCATTGACTCTCCCAAGTCGTACATATTTAAAGACTCTTTTCAGTTCGACCTTAAGCCAATGGGCAGAAGATCCAGTTCCAGCTCAGATATCCCGAAGTCACCGTTTACTCCCTCTGATAAATCCAAGCCAgtatttctcctctctgttcctcctcaATATCCACCAATGGATTGTTTGCCAATTACAAGGAGTAATTCGATGCCTACCACTCCGGGACATTCTGCCCTCCCCCTGAATgttgcccctcccccacaccctTTGAGAATTTGCCAGTCATTTGATGAAAAAATTACTTCACTCAATGATGATGTGTTTTCCTCAACTCCATCAACCCCAAATCCAGCAATCCATTCTCGCACATTAGTCAGACAGATAGCAGTAGAGGACTTTTCCTCAAGCGAGGGACATGGTCTCCCTACTGTTCGCTCTATGGACGATGGCTACCATGgtcccagcagctccacagaaCTGATGCAAAGGAGTAGATCATTTGAGCACCATCAGGATAGGAACAGAAAGACTCAGCAGAGTAAAGGCACAATGTACGAGTGTGAAACGTGTCGCAACCGGTACAGAAAGTTAGAGAATTTTGAAACCCATAAGAAATTCTATTGTTCTGAACTTCACGGCCCCAAAAATAAGCCAATCACTGCTAAAGAAGCAGATCAAGATGTTTTTCATGTAAATATGATTCATCCTGCAATTCCACAGAGATCGACCAGTGGGCTGGGATCAATTGATCAACAGACCTCAATTAGGAAgcggaggaaaatgaaaagtgttGGCGATGAAGACGACCAGTCTCCCACCGACACAACTCCACCTGTTTCTGTTAGCTTTGAGCTTCAAACAGCTCCAGCCAATCCAAAATTCTCTCATCATAATGTGATAGTAGATATACAACCCAAAAATAACCAGAAAAAGCTACCTCAAATTCAGCTCATAGCGAGAGGCCTCAATACGTCTGATTCCAGGCTCTCCCCGATACGAGAGACCCAGATCAGCACTTCTTCTAAAGGAGAATTACAAAGACAAGGTAGTGGGACCTCAGTCATTAGACACACCAATTCTCTCAGCAGACCCAATTCATTTGAGATAGAATCTGTCGACAGGGCCTCACCTGTGGAGTGTTTGGAAAGAGATCCCTCAACCGCACTCAAAACAGATGTATCAGCCAATACTTCAGCTGGAGGCTACCATGATAACATATCCACACCCAAaggtgctgactgtgggaaacAAAATAAAGAACAGTGCGGGACAAgcacagcagctggaacagctgctgaAAACTCCACTCCTGTTCATCAGTCTCGTCTTGTTCGTCAAAATAATATCCAAGTTCCTGAGATTCTTGTAACAGAGGAACCTGACAGAGAACATGAAGTACAGAGTACTGAATCAGTGGATAAGGCTGCAGATCAGTTCAGTTGGCCTCAAAGAAGTGAGAGTTTGTCAAAGCTACCTGCAGAGAAGCTTCCAccgaaaaagaaaagaattcgTCTGGCTCAAATGGATCACTCATCTGGAGAATCTAGTTTTGAGTCTAGCCTTTCACAGAGCCTCAGCAGAGACAGTAGCCTTTCTCGATGTTCGAGTATCTCAGCCTCTTTTGAGCGTGAGGAACCATCTAGGTCAGAGAGTCCTTGTAGGGCTGATCATGTCAATAAAATCCAAGACCCTCAGGTTTTACCTGCAGTTGTTAACACACTCGGTGTACCTGGGATGATGAGGCGTGCTGCATCTGAACAGATTACTTGTGCTCAACCTTCTCTTGAGATTTCGTGCGACTATCGTAGCAAATCCTTCGACTGTGGCAATGTATCGCCCAGCAGATCTGTTTCATCTACCGGGCAACCCAAAAGTGCACAGAATTCACAGTTTGCCCAGGTGCCACTCATTGAAAGGAGGCGTGGACCATTAGTTCGCCAGATGTCTTTAAAGATTGGCCCAGAGAGTCAACACCCAGCTGGAAAAGTCTTGCAGCATGACAAACCTTTAATCACAAATGTTAGCTCGCTAACTCAGAGTAGAGTCCCGCAGGTTCACATTGCCAATAGACACACCATGCATCAGCCTTTTATTCCGCACACTGGAGAATCACCCTTGCAAAAGAATGAGGAAATGGTCCAAAGCATCAATTTAGGTAGTGCAACTCAGCAGCCCCAAGTTCATGGTCTTCCGCACCCTTGGCACCAAACATCCAGAGTTCAAATATGCCAGAAGAAACCACAAAATCAGACATCCGTGTGTCAGGATAATGTTCAAAGCAAACCAATTAActctgaggaaaagaaaagttttgAGCCGCAGTACCAACTCCACTGTCCTACTCTCAGGGCAAACCCAACATTTTCATTCTGCACTACACAGGGGACTCGCATAGCCTTGCCAGTGTTGACGATACCTATTGCCACCCCAGTTGTGAGTAAAACAAAGTCATCTGATCTACTCCAGAATGTATATGTTGCTCAACCTGTTCAACAAGTCTCCGAGGTTAAAAAACAGGGTGCTCCTCTGGTTGGCGAACAGCAAAGAGATCAAGTTGATCAAACCAATGCAGGTGCTATTCAATTGCCCCAGATCCTGATCACTCATGAGCAGATGCAGTCTGCACCCCCTGTGCACAACAAAAACGGTCCCCTGTCCACTCACCATTCAGAGAGTGATGCTGCACTAAGTGCGAAAAAGGATAAAAGTCAAGCGATTGGAACCCGTGACTGTCCTGTAGAACAAGCAGCTTCTCAAGGGTCCTCACCACGCCCACAGAAACCAACATCAGTATCGTTATGTCCACAGCAGGAGCCAACTGCATCAAGTAAACGAATGCTGTCCCCTGCCAACAGTTTGGACATTTATATGGAAAAGCATCAAAAGCGGGCCAAGGATGAGCATGGTGTGGCCTGTCTTACTGATGGCCGCTCAGTAAATTATCTCACTTCCAAGATGTCTGAAGTTACCCGACAGCGTAAGCTAACTCTTGTTAGACAAGTTTGCACAACGGAACCAGTGGATAGTCCCATTGAAACTGAGGCCCCACCTCTGCCTCAGGGCAAAACAGACGGAGAGAAAGACTCAGAGGATACCGATGACATCAAACCTATGTCACCTGACAGTGCTGGGCTTGGAAAAGTAATAAGTATCGGCATTCCAGAAGAAGAAGGCCCTTCCTTGAGTACTGCGCCTCGTAGCCAAGATTCTTCCATACCGAGTAATGGTGCGCTGAAACTACAAGAGAAAATGGAAGAACGGAAATGGATTCCCGCCAAATCTCATTTCAGACCTTCAGCTATCCACGGGGGTCAAATTAAGCTGACATCAGTGTCTGTGGTCAACACAAAAGATAGTCATCGCCTCTCTTTCCCCAGCCTGAAGACTGCCACCACTTACACATGGTGTTTCTTGATGAAGAGAAAACCTCTTCATGTTCCTCAAACTGACCTGAAGACCTCAGCATATGCTGCGTGGACAGTGAGCCCCAGCAACCACAATCCTCTGGGGCTCCCGACCAAGGTTGTCATGTCTCTCTTTGACTCCAAACAGAGCTCTAAGAACACACACTATACATCAGCCATACGAACTAGTGGCAAGTCTGACATCTTGTGTTACTCGGGCAAACTGAAGGACATCATGCCCAGG GTGCCAGTGTCCCGGAAGCCAGCATGTGTTGAAACTAAAAGCAAAGCTCAGGAGTCTCAATCCAGCAAAGAGTTGGACAAGGACATCGCACCTAAAACTGAACCAAGACGGATCAAAATATTTGATGGCGG ATACAAATCTAACGAGGAGTATGTTTATGTGCGTGGGCGTGGACGAGGCAAATACATCTGCGAGGAATGTGGCATCCGCTGCAAGAAGCCCAGCATGCTACGCAAACACATCCGCACGCACTCGGACGTCCGGCCCTACCACTGCGTGCACTGTAACTTCTCCTTTAAGACTAAAG GTAATCTGACCAAGCACATGAAATCCAAGGCCCACAGCAAGAAATGCTTGGAGATGGGTGTTCCTGAGCTTCTCATTGAAGATCAAGACGCAGAGGACTCAG AAGACCGCAGTCACGTGAGCAGTGCTGACCGCCAGGATTCAGATGGCGATGACTCTGATGGCCCCGATGATGAGGACAATGATgacaatgaggaggaagaggatgacagCCAGCCAGAATCTGGCCTCTCCACCAATCCCTCTGTTTCTGCCAGCCCGCAGCATCTCTCCTCCAAAGAGGCTGAAATCCCTCCCAGCGCTCTTCTAGCCCAGATGTCAATAAGCTCCGTGTCCCTGCTTCCTGTCCAGCCTGCAGTACCTGAGTCCCACCCGTCCGACTGCATCTCAGTGATGACTTCTGTGTCGCTGAGCAGACAGATGTGCATCTCTGGCTCCTTTAGCCCAGCACCTGTCTCTTattgtcctccagctgtggccACCACAACAGAGGCCTCCACTTCTGACACAGAGTCAGTGCACATGATGAGTCCCGTATCACCATGCAGGCAGATGTCCATCGACTACCCGGACTTTGACGTGCCCCCTAGTCCCCCAGCACTGGCCAAGGGCTCCAAACAAGGCCAG GAcccttcctctgctcctgctgccggGGCCACCGCTGAACCAGGCATACCAGTAGACCGGAGCACTCAGACGTCCTCCTATGCTTCTCAAGGTCCAGTTCACTTCCCTCCACAGGGTGTGTCACAGACACTGGGAGCAGAGCCCCACACCCACTTGTTCAGTCATCTACCGCTGCATTCTCAGCAGCCTTCACGGTCCTCCTACAGCATGGTTCCAGTCGGGGGGATACAGCTATTTCCCTCTGGTTTGGCCGCTTACTCCACCTTTGTGCCAATTCAGGCTGGTCCTGTCCAGCTCACCATTCCTGCAGTGAGCATCATTCACAGAAACACGAGCCCATTACCTACATCCAACCCTTCAGCACCACCAGAAGCCATGCAGACTCAACCACTTGTGGTCCAGGAACCAATCAGTAACGTTGTACCGTGCTTCCCTCTTGGGCAGGTTGCTGGACTGCAGCCACAAACAATACAGCCAGTAGGTCTGGAGACACTTAACCTCATGGGGCTGACCAACACAGGCCTGGCTTCCACCCAGCTGTTGAACCAGCAAGGCCTCACCCTTAATGCCACGCTTGGGTTGCAGGTTTTGGCAGCAAATCCCACCTCCCAGAGCAACACGGTACCCCAGGCCCATGTTCCAGGTCTCCAGATAGTCAACATTGCTCTGCCTGCCATCATTCCTTCTCTCAGCCCTCTTCCAGCCCTCAGTCCTCTTCCAGGGTCATCAGAGAGGCAGAGCAGCcctgaagcggcagggatgcagCCCTCTCCCGGTGAACGTGGGCCCGGTTCTTCGCGGAGCTGCGCCTCACCTTTGCTGCCGACCTCTGTGAACGTCAGCAGCGCTTCCAGTGCGACCTCGGACACCAGAGGAGGTCGAACACAGACTGTTGAGAGGGAGGAAACTCAAACGTCGCTAGAGCAACGTGCATCACCATCAAAGAGGCCAGAGGACGACGCTCGGGGGGCGCCGGTCGAGGGGGTCAGTGACCCTGGCCCCCCGAGGCCGCCGCCGGTCAGCAGCTGGCAAAAGGTGATCACTGATTATAACGACGTGTccagtgatgatgaagacagaTTGGTCATCGCCACCTGA